Genomic window (Streptomyces sp. NBC_00078):
TTCCAGCACCATCTGGCCAACCAGCTGCATCACGGCCGCCGCCACTTTCTGCTGGACCTCTCGAACGTGCCTTTCATGGACTCCTCGGGCATGAGCATCATCCTGCGCATCTACCAGGAGACCCGCGAGCTTCCCGGGAGCGTCCACATCATCTCCCCCACGCCCGCCGTGCAGCGGATTCTCGACCTCACGGGCGTCAGCATCACGGTGCCGGTGTCGGAAAGCGCCGAGGAGGCACTCGCCCGCATCATCCAGGCCCAGTGACACGGGGCCGCCGGCGCGGTTTCGGAAGCTCGATCGATTTGTTTCCCTTCCCCGGTGCGTTTCGGAACTCCGGCGGGCATGGTTGTGCTCGACGCGTTCGTCTGCATGCCGTGCCCAGCTGGCGGAACGGCTGAGGTAACGGTGGGATCGATGTGGTGCGCACAGAGATCCAGGGCAGTCGAAGGGCGTCGGTTGCAGACCGCCTGGAGCCGCAGAGAGGGATGAACACCGTGACACGACCCAGGATCCTGGTGGTTGGGGCAGGCTTCGCCGGTGTGGGATGCGTCCGCCGGCTGGAGCGGAAACTCGCGCCCGACGAAGCGGACGTCACCCTGGTGACGCCGTTCTCCTATCAGCTCTATCTGCCCCTGCTGCCCCAGGTGGCCTCCGGGGTGCTGACGCCCCAGTCGGTCGCCGTCTCGCTGCGGCGCAGCAAGAAGTACCGCACCCGGATCATTCCGGGCGGCGCCATCGGCGTGGACCTCAAGGCCAAGGTCTGCGTCATCCGCACCATCACCGACCAGATCGTCAACGAGCCGTACGACTACATCGTGCTGGCCCCCGGCAGCATCACCCGTACCTTCGACATCCCGGGGCTCACCGAGCACGCGTACGGCATGAAGACCCTTGCCGAGGCCGCCTACATCCGCGACCACGTCATCTCCCAGCTCGACCTGGCCGACGCGAGCGACGACCCGGCGGAGCGCGCCTCGCGCCTGCAGTTCGTCGTGGTCGGCGGCGGGTACGCCGGCACCGAGACCGCGGCCTGTCTGCAGAAGCTGACGCACAGCGCGGTCAAGCGCTACCCCCGCATCGCCCCCGGATCGATCAAGTGGCATCTCATCGACATCGCCCCGAAGCTGATGCCGGAGCTGGGCGACAAGCTCGGCCGCAGCGCGCAGGAGATCCTGGGACGGCGCGGCATCGACGTGTCGTTGGGCGTCTCCATCGCGAAGGCGGGACCCGAGGAGGTCACCTTCACCGACGGCCGCGTGGTGCCCACCCGCACCCTGATCTGGACCGCGGGTGTCGTCGCCAGCCCGCTCATCGCGACGCTCGGCGCGGAGACGGTGCGGGGCCGGCTCGCGGTGAACGCCGAGATGAACCTGCCGGGCCAGGACGGAGTGTTCGCGCTCGGCGATGCAGCGGCCGTGCCCGACAAGGCCAAGGACGACGGGAGCTCCGTCTGCCCGCCCACTGCCCAGCACGCGATGCGGCAGGGCAAGCACGTCGCCGACAACGTGGTCGCGACCCTGCGCAACCAGCCGCTGGCCCCATACGTCCACAAGGACCTCGGCCTCGTCGTCGACCTCGGCGGCAAGGACGCCGTCTCCAAGCCGCTCGGCATCGAACTGCGCGGTGTACCCGCTCAGGCCGTCGCCCGCGGCTACCACTGGTCCGCTCTGCGCACGAACGTCGCCAAAACGCGCGTACTGACGAACTGGGTCCTCAACGCGCTCGCCGGCGACGACTTCGTCCGTACCGGCTTCCAGGCCCGCAAGGCCGCCAGGCTGAAGGACTTCGAGTTCACCGACGCCTATATGACACCGGAACAGGTGCGGGCCCATGTCGAGGGGACGGGCCGTGTCGAGGGGACGGACCGTAAGGACGCGTGAGGCCGGTGCAGGCCGTCTTGTCGCGCCGTGACATCCTGAGATCCGGATCATGACGTGAAACGGGAGTGAGTACGACGGCGTGAGGGCAGCGGGTGGATCGGTCCGGGGACGGCTGGGCGATCTCGTCGCGGCCGACGATCCCGGGTTGCTGCGGTTGGCCGCGGGCCTGCGGACGGTGGCCGCCATCGCCCTCACGCTGACCGTGCTCTCCCTGCTGGGAGCCGATGTGCGCCTGCTGGTGGCGGGTGCCATCGCGGCCATGGTCTCCACCTTCGCCATCCGGGAGAAGCAGCGTGCCGCGCAGGCCGTCACGCTGGCACTGGGCCTCGCGGTGGCGCTCGCCTCGGTGTCGCTGGCCGCGCTCCTGCACTCCCGGGTCGTGGGCGGTGACCTGTTCTTCGTCGTCCTCATCTTCTGTGCCGTCTACATCCGGCGGTTCGGCGACCGGGGCACCGCGCTCGGGCTGATCGGCTTCCAGGTGTACTTCATGTCCCTGTTCGTCGGCGCGAGCCTGTCGGGGCTGCCGAAGCTGTGGGGCGTGGTCGCCGTCGCGGTGGCGTCCAGCGCCCTGGTGCGCTTCGTGGTCGTACCAGAGACGCCCACGGGGATCCTGGAACGGCTGCGCGACGCCTTCCGCGCCCGGCTGGCGCAGCTCGTGACCGCGCAGCTGGGCCTGCTCGACGCCGGGCCGGACGACATCGACAAAGCGCTCCAGGACGTACGCGACGGCACCGCACGTCTGCACGACACGGCCATGATGATCCAGGGCAGGCTTGAGGAGGGAACCTCCGACGAGGCCGCGGCGCGGCTCGTGCAGCGCCGGATCGCGGACGCCGAGATCGCCGCCGAACGCCTGGGCCTGCTGTTGCTCACCGCCCGCAGCGCCGAGCGGGCGGACACGCTGACCCTGCATCTGCCGGGCGCGCCCGTCCCGCCGGGCGGCCATCGTCCGGTGCCCGACGAGGCGACCGCCACGTTGCACCGCGACCTGGAGGCACTGCGCCTGCTGGTTGTGCGGCCCGTGTCCGTGGGCACCGGGGCCGGCCTGGCCCATCTGCGCAACCGGCTCCTCGGCTACCGCGACGAGGAGAACCTCCCGAAGGCCTCGCCCGCCGTGCAGGACGTGTTCCGCGGCATCGGCGAGGCCGCCCGCGCGGTGCTCGGGCTGCGGATCGCGCTCGGCGGGCCGCAGGACGACTCGGACGACACCCCGTCGACGGCCCGTTCACGCGAGGAGCTGGACGCCGAGGACGCGGTGATCGATGCGGGAGACGAGGCCGCGGAGGAGACGGCGACGGGACTGGACAGGCCCACCACCCGCGCCGCCGTGCAGGTCGCGGTGGGGTCGTCGCTGGCCATCGTGGGCGGTGAGTTCCTCTCCGGCCAGCGCTGGTACTGGGCGGTGCTGACCTGCTGGATCGTGTTCATCAACACCGCCTCGACCGGCGAGATCCTCGTCAAGGGCTACCGGCGGCTGCTGGGCACCGTACTGGGCGTCGTGGCCGGCCTGCTGCTCGCGGGCCTCGTCGGACACCACACCTGGACGGCGTTCGCGCTGGTGCTGCTGTGCGTGTTCGCGATGTTCTACACGGCGCCGCTGTCGTACACGCTGATGTCCTTCTTCGTGACCGCCGCGCTGGGTGTGCTGTACACGCTGCTGCACACCTACAGCCTGTCGGTGCTGGTGCTGCGGGTGGAGGAAACGGCGCTCGGCGCGGCCTGCGGGATCATCGCGGCGGCGTTCGTCCTGCCGGTGCACACGGACCGCCGTACCAACGACCTCCTCGTCACCGTGCTGGACCGGCTCGCCGACGTCACCGACGCCGCGGTCGACCAGCTCAGCGGCGGTGACCCGGCCGAGCTGCTCGACAAGGCGCGCGATCTGGACCAGGCGCTGGCCGACCTGCGCGCCGCCACCCAGCCGCTCACCCACCCGGTCACTCCGATGCGGGCGCGGCGCAACACCGCCCGCTATCTCGTGGCGCTCCTGGAGACCTGCGCGTACCACGCGCGTTCGCTGGCCGCGATGGCCGAGCTGCTGCCCACGCATCCCTCGATCGCGGCGGATCCCCGTCTGCGGCGGGCCGGGCAGCGCATTCTGGGCAACATCGGGGCGATCGCCGCGCGGGTCGCCGACGAGCGGGCCGCCGTCGAGGTCGAGACCGGGGCGAGCATCGCGGCGCTCCTGGAGTCGGAGCTGCCCGGCACCTCGCGATACGGGCGCATCACGGACCGGGTTCTCAGGCATCTGCAGCGCCTCGACGAGGCGGTGGTGGGCCTGGCCCGGCCGCTGGAGGTGCCGGTGGCGGCGCCGAAGCGGTGACCGTCCTTCAGAAGTCGGTGGGCAGGCCACTCACCTCGGCGATGCCGCGCAGTTCCTCGTTCTGCCGGTGCCGGTCCCGGATGTAGTCGGCGATCTCGCCCAGCCGTGCCGGGTCGGAGGCGGTGTCCGCGTCGGTGATCACTCTGACCGGACCCGTTCCTTCGAGGTCGAGTTCGACCACCTCGTTGTCCAGTCTGCCGGTGACCGCGGCGGCGATGACCAGGGCGGCCTCGTCGCGCACCTCCTGGGACAGCCCGTCCCCGTGGTCTCCGTCCAGCGCGAAGTCCAGGCCGGGAAGGCGTTCCTCTTCGATCGCCTCGAGGATCGGTTCGACCACACCGAGGAGCCGGTGGTAGTCCTCCGTGTCCATCCGGGTACGCAGAAGACCGAGGTAGACGTCGACGGGTCGGTGCTCCGGTGGAAACTCGGATTCGTCCATGCCGCCCGTGTTCCCCGTCTGCCGCGCGTCAGACCCTGCGCCAGCGAGCCAGGGTGAACGAGAACAGACCGAACAGGACAAAACCGGCCGCGACGCAGACGAGCAGCGACGGACCGAGCGGGGTGTGGGCGAACGAGCGCAGGGTGTCGTCGAGTCCCTTGGCCCGGTCGGGCCGGTAGTCGACCGCGGCGCGCACCGCGAAGGCGCCGGCGGCGGCGAACACCAGTCCGCGCGCCGTGCCGCCGCCCACGCCGGTGACGTCCACGAGCCGTCGGGACCATCGGGACATCCGGCCGAGCCTGAGTTCGTCGCGGTAATCGCGCCGCAGGGCCCGTGCGGCGATCCACACGCCGCCCACCACCACGCCGGCCCCGGCCGCGCCCACCAGCCACTGCCCGGCAGGCAGGTCCAGGACCCTGGCCGTGACATCGCGGGACTGCTTGTCGCTCGATCCGCCCGCGCCGTCGTGGGGACCGGCCGCGAACCTCAGCACGGAGTAGGCGACGAACACGTAGAAGACGCAGCGGACCGCAGCGAGCAGCCGCTTTCGCGGTGTACGGCCGTCGGGTCCGACCGAGCCGAACAGGGCCTCCGACAGCCGCCACACCGCCATGCCGGCCAGTCCGAGGCCGAGCGCCCACAGCAGGACGGCGCCGAACGGCTGCCCGGCGAGGGTCGCCAGGGCGCCGCCACGGTCCGCCTGCCGGTTGCCGTCACCGAAGGCGATCTGCAGGGCCAGGGCGCCGACCAGCAGATAGATGGCGCCGCGTGCGGCGAGCCCCGCCCGGGCGGCGCCCTCGGTCACCGAACCGCGCGCTGCCCGCTCGGCCCCCAGCCGGCCCGTCCGCGCCATGGCACTCGTGTTCATATGGACCTCCCCGAATCCGAATGCCCCGACGTCGGACGGGCACACCGTCGTGTGTTCATGCCCTGCGGATCCGCTTGCCCCGCATGCGACGGCCCAGGGCGTGCAGGTACTCCAGGGCGTCCAGGACCACCGTGCGGTCGTGCCATGCCAGCCATCGGCCGCCGTCGCCGCCCACCACGTCCAGGACCTTCAGCTGGGCCCTGGTCAGCCCTTGGAGGGTGTGTTCGGTGTGGGCGGAGACCATGCCCACGCGCAGACCCGCCGTGGTCGTGAGCGGCACGCTGTGACAGGCCCTGCTACCGGCCGCGAGGATCGCCGCCCGCGACGGCTCGTCGAAGACCGGGTCGCTCTCCACCTCCCGCACGGTGACCTGGCTGACGTCGCGGGCGGCCTTCGCGCAGGAGGTGCCGGTCGGCCCGACGTAGGCGAAGAAGTCGACGAAGTCCGCGGTCAGACCCGTGTGCTTCTCGATGACCAGACCGCGCTTGGCCCGGTCGGCCACCTGGACGTTTCCCATGTCGGTGCCGACCACCGCCAGCGTCTGGCTCAGTACGGCGCCCAGGACGGCGCCGCGGTTGCCGGCGTCCGGCGGGGGGTCGACCTCGAAGCGCAGCGCGGGCTCCGGGTAGCGGACACGCCGCGGGAACCACAGCTGGTCCCCCGGGTCGGGGCGCGGAACGGTCGCCAGAGCCGCGGACAGGATCCGCATCTTGACGTTGAGGCGCTGCGAGGCCTGCTGCAGGAGTGCGAACGCGCTGTCCGCGTCGGGCAGCTCGTAGCGCTCCTGGAGGATGCCCTGCGCGTGGGATATCTGCGGGTAGGCGCGGGCCTTGGCCCTGAGGTCCCGCACCTGTGCCCGCAGCCGTTCCAGTTCTTCGCGCTCCGGTACGTCGTCCGCCGTCCCGGGCCCTGGCTCTGTCATCCAACTCCGATCTCAGTCGTTTCGGGCGGTGCCTGGGGTGTGGTCGTGGCCGCGAGCAGCCGGTGGGCCGCCTCCAGGGCCCTTCTCACATCCCGTGTGCCGGTCGACACGCAGAGCGTGTACGCCAGGTCCTGCGCCCGCGGACTCATCCGGCCCCCGCTCTGCTCCGCCTCCTCGGCCTGCACGCTCTCGTACTCCTCCACGAGCCGTCTCAGGACGGCGGGATGGGGCATCAGCATCGTTCGTTCACCCCTCGTCCGTTCGGGCCGGTTCATGCGGCGGCCTGCCGTCGGCACCCTTCCGGCCGCCCAGCGCCTCGGCACGCACACGGGCGCAGCTGCGGCTGATGAGGCGGGAGACGTGCATCTGCGAGATGCCGAGCTGGTCGGCGATCCGGCTCTGCGTCATGTCCTCGAAGTAGCGCATGTAGAGGATGGCGCGCTCGCGTTCGGGCAGCCGGCGCAGTCCTTCCTTGGCGGACTCGCGGTCGATCACGACGTCGTACGAGGTGTCGGAGGCACCGAGCGTGTCGGCGAGGCTGTAGCCGTCCTCGTCGCCCGAGAGTTCGGCGTCCAGAGAAAGGGTGCTGAAGCTTTCGAGGGCTTCGATTCCGGCGCTCACCTCGTCTTCGGTGAGTCCGGTGTGCGCGGCGAGGTCGGCCACGGTGGGTTCCGGGGTGCCGGGAGTCTGGGTGAGTTCACGGCGGGCCACCCGGACCTTGTTGCGCAGTTCCTGCACCCGGCGTGGCACCCTCAGGGCCCACATCCGGTCCCGGAAGTGCCGCTTGACCTCACCGGTGATGGTGGGTACCGCGTAGCTTTCGAATGCGCCACGCTCCGGGTCGAAGCGGTCGATCGCCTTGACGAGGCCGAGGGCCGCGACCTGGCGCAGGTCCTCCACGGACTCGCCGCGGTCGCGGAAGCGGCCGGCGATCCGATGGGCCATGGGCAGCCACGCGGCGACGAGTTCGTCGCGGAGCAGGTCCCGCTCGGGGCCGTTCTCCAGCGTGGCGAGACGGGCGAAGTATTCGGCCGTGTCGGGTGCGTCGTCGTGCCGCCGCCCGCTGGCGGCGGTCGGCCGGGTCTGGGTGCCGGAACGGCTTGTCGACGTGTCGATGAGCATGCGGATTCGCTCCTGAACGAGGGTTTCAGGGACATACCGCGGGAGGATCGCCGTCCGGACCGGCCAAAGGGGCCCGGGGGTAGCGATACCGCTCCCGCTGGGGCGCCTCCGGTCCGAAGCACGAACGTCCGTATGCCCTGCCCACGTGCGAACAAACCGCCCCCGCGAAAAAGCGTTCAGTCCAGGGCGACCACGGCGGTGATGCACTTGCCGCCTGCGGGCAGCTCGGACACCTGTACGTCACGGGCCAGGCGGCAGACGATGGGCCAGCCGTGGCCGCCGGGGCGCTGTCGTCGCAGTGGGTCGGCGGGCTGCCTCGACACGGGCAGTCGGTCGCTGCGATCGCACACCGAGACGCGTACGCCCGTGCCGAGGACGTCGACGCTGAAGTCGGTCATGCCGCCCCCGTGCAGGATCGCGTTGGTCGTCAGCTCCGTGGCGACGAGCAGGGCGTCACCCAGGGCCTCCGGATCGCAGCAGGTGTGTGTGAGCCGGCAGCGTTCGGTGACAGCGAGTTCGACGGCCCTTCGCGCCTCGGCGGGTTTGCACGACCTGGAGGGGCGTGTCTGCTGCGCGCCCGCTCGTTCGAGGGCGGATTCGGTCCGGTGCTCCTCGCACATCGCCTGGCTCCCCTGATAGGTGAAGAGCCCGACCTCCGTGTGCGGGGGAGGCGGGCCCGGGCCAGACCTGCGACCGCCGTGCCCGGGCCGATGGCTGACGGCCACGGCTGTTCCCCCGCCCGTCGGGAGCGATTCCGGCTCCCGCTGCGCGAGCACCGCAGGTCCCTTCTCTTCGGCTCACCGGGACGGGCGTCGCCAAACCACCCGGCCGCATGCGGGATCCCGGCCATCGGAGTGAGAAACCTGGGTAGGCGGATGCCATGACCGATGTCGTGGACTCAGACGAACTGCTGCGCCGCATCCAACGTGCGCGGGACTGCGCGCAGCGGGAGGAGCGGGCGTGGCGGACGCGGGGCGAAGGCCTGCGGGCGACCGATCCGGAGGCGGCGCACGAGGCCGCAGTAAGAACTCTGACCTACGAGGCGGTCCTGTGCGTACTGGACGAGATACTGACACCGGGCCGGCACGGCGATCGGACCTGACCCGCCGGGCGGGGAGCCTGCCCGGTGGGCACCGAACCGACCGCCCTGGGTGGCCCGAGAAGGGGCTCCGGAGTGAAACAGGTCACTTGGCCCGTTCTGGGGGCGCGAAATCCCATGCAGATGGTTTACGGTTCATTCATACGTGGTGACGGAGTCGACCGTACCGTCCTCCGACGCCACCGCTTACGGCCCTGGCTGGTCTCCCCCGTCCAGCCAGGGCTTTTTCATGTCTTCGGGGCTCTGTGCGAGAACTGCCGTCCGCCGAGGTGCCCGGGGCGTCCGCAGCGGCTGAAATGGGCGTAGGGAAACCACCGGAACCGATCCTCGGCGAGGAGCCCCGCGTCATGACCAAAGCGATAAAACTGCTGAGCGCTCTTCCCCCGCCCCAGCGCCAGAGCCTGATGGCGCTCGCGCGGGAGGTCTCCTTCCCGGAGGACACCCGGATCTTCGAGGCGGGCGGCAGAGCCGACCGCTTCTGGGTCATCCGCTCGGGCGCCGTCTCGCTCGACCAGCGGGTCAACTCGCTGCAACGGGTGACCGTCGCGAGCCTCGGCGCGGGCGATCTGCTCGGCTGGTCCTGGCTGTTCCCGCCGCACGAGTGGGACTTCGGCGCGGAGGCCTTCAGCCCTGTGCGCGCCTACGAGTTCGAGGCGGCCGCGGTGCTGCGGCTGTGCGAGGAGGACACGCAACTCGGGCTCACGCTCGTGCGCAACGTCGCCGAGATCCTCGCGCACCGGCTGGAGACGACCCGCGGCAAGCTCATGGAGCAGCACGCGATCAGTCGGCGCAGCGCTCTCTAGGGCACCTCCGAGGCACCTCCCGTGCCTGTCGGGCCACCAGGCCGCCTCCGGGCCGGAGTTGGCGTACCGGGGTGTCAGATGCGGTAGCGGCGCAGTGCCGGGACCGCGGCGGCCAGAGCCAGCATCACGGCGACGACGAGGAGGCCGCCGACGACGACCGCCGTGCGCGGGCCGAGGACCGAGCCCGCGGTGCCGTGCAGGACATCGGCCAGTCGCGGTCCGCCGGCGACGACGACCGTGAAGACGCCCTGCATACGGCCGCGCATCTCGTCGGTGGCGGCGGACAGCAGGATCGCCCCGCGGAAGACCATCGAGACCATGTCGGCGACCCCGGCCAGAGCGAGGAACACCGCGGCGAGCCACAGGTTGCCGCTGAGTCCGAAGCCGGTGATCGCGGCGCCCCAGGCGACGACCGCGCCGATCACCATCCAGCCGTGCCGGCGGGCCCGGGAGAAGGTGCCGGAGAACAGTCCGCCCAGCACGGCGCCGATGGGGATCGCCGCGAAGAGCAGTCCCAGCGCGAGCCCTTCGCCGTAGGAACCGAAGGTCTGCGCGGCGAGTTGCGGGAACAGGGCGCGGGGCATGCCGAAGACCATCGCGATGATGTCGGCGAGGAAGGACAGCAGCAGCACCTTGTGCATGGAGATGTAGCGGAATCCCTCCGCGATCTCCCGCACGCCGGCGCGACGCGTCGCGGATCCCGCCAGGGGCGGCAGTGTGGGCAGCTTGTACACCGCCCACACCGTCACGCAGAGCGCGACGGCGTCGATCAGATACAGCTCGGGCAGGCCGATGACGGGTATGAGGGCACCGGCGAGCAGCGGTCCGACGACCTGCCCGGTCTGCATGACGGTGGAGCCGAGGGCGTTGGCGGCGGGCAGCTGTCCCTCCGGCACCAGACGGGCGATGGAGGCGTTGCGCGCGGGGGCGTTCAGGCCCCAGAACGCCTGCTGCACGGCGAGCAGGACCATGAGCGCGACCACGGACTCCAGCCCGGCGAAGGCCTGGAGCCAGAAGAGCAGCGAGGTGACCGCGATACCGCTGTTGGTGATCAGCAGCAGCTTGCGGCGGTCCATGCTGTCGGCGACCGCGCCACCCCACAGCGCGAACACGATCAGCGGGAGCAGACCGGCGAGGCTCGCGGCACCGACCCACGCCGAGGATCCGGTGATGTCGTAGATCTGCTTGGGTACGGCGACCGCGGTGAGCTGGCTGCCGACGGCGGTGACGATCGTGGAGGACCAGAGGCGGCGGTAGGCCGGGATGCGCAGGGGGCGGGTGTCCATGGCCCAGCGGCGCCAGCCGCGCCGGGGTGGGTCGGCCGCGACCGCGTCCGGTGCCTGCGGTTCGGTGCTGCTCTCGCTGGTGTCCACGGGCTTCCTGGTTGCTCGATACATCTTTCGGGTCCGGGGTTCACTATCCCAGCACCGTCCGAGAGTTCGGGACGCGCCTGCTCAGGCCGTGGATCTCAGGCCCGGCGACGAGCAGGGCACCGGGCGTGATCATCGTCGCGACGGCCACTGCGACCCCGCGAGCCCCGACTTCGCGGTCACGGACGTGGCGTGGGAGGCGCCGCGCGCCGGTGGAGGGACTCCAGTTGGGCCGCCGCGTTGTCGAGCAGCATCTCCAGTGCCGTCGGATACGCGCTGTCGGCCATGCGGGCCGCAAGCAGGGGTGCGGCCTCGGCGATGCGCGGGTGGGTCGTGCGGGGCAGGTGGGCGTAGGTCGAGCGCCACATGGTCTCGTCGGCTCGCAGCGCATCACTCGGCAGGGCCAGGGAGGCGGCGTCGAGAGCGGCGAAGGCCAGCGTCTGGTCGATGAAGGCGTGGTAGATGCGGACCGTGTCCGGGAGCGGGAAGCCGGCGGTGCGCAGGATGTCCAGGACGGCCTCGTCGGCGGCCAGTTCATTGGCCCGGCCGGTGACCCGGCTCGTGGTCAGCACCGCCGCCTGCGGGTGGGCGACGTAGGCGGCGTGGATGCGCAGGCCGACGGCGCGCAGATCCGCCCGCCACTCCCCCGTCGGCCGCCAGCCGTCGAGGGCCTCGCCGATGAGCGCGTCACCGATGGCGAGGGTCAGGTCGTCCATGCCGCTGAAGTAGCGGTAGAGGGTGCTCGGGTCGGCGTCCAGGGCCAGACCGAGGCGGCGGGCGGTGAGGCCGGCGCTGCCGTGTTCGCGCAGCATCCGCAGCGCGGTCTCGACGATCAGCCGCTCGGACAGCACGGTGCCGCTCTTCGTGGGCCGGCGCCTGCGCCGCTTCTCCTCGGGCACGACCGGTTTGGGCACGACACGACCTTTCGCCTTATGCCAACGCCATTGACCTTACGTGAACAGGCGGCGTTGTATCTCCGGCAGGGGCCCCTCGTCATCGATTCTCAGGACAGTCGTCGATCTTCAGGACAGTCGTCGATCCTCAGGACAGGGAGATCTGTCATGCGTGTACTGCTCGTGGGCGCCGGCGGGGTCGGCACCGCCGTCACCCGGATCGCCGCCAGGCGTTCGTTCTTCGACGCGATGGTCGTGACCGACTACGACCCGGCGCGGGCCGAGGCCGCGGTTGCTGCCCTCGGCGGTGAGGGGGGCCGCTTCCAGGCCGAGCGCGTCGACGCCGGCGACGAGGAGGCGGTGACGGAGTTGCTGCGCCGGCACGGCTGCGACGTGCTCCTCAACGCCACCGACCCGCGCTTTGTGATGCCGCTGTTCCGAGCCGCGCGCAGGGCCGGCGCCACCTATGTCGACATGGCGATGTCGCTGTCGCACCCGCACGCCGAGCGGCCCTACGAGGTGTGCGGCGTGAAGCTCGGCGACGACCAGTTCGCACAGGCCGAGGAGTGGGAGAAGACGGGCGCGCTGGCTGTCGTCGGCATGGGCGTCGAGCCCGGCATGTCGGACGTGTTCGCGCGGTTCGCCGCCGACGAACTCTTCGACGAGATCGAGGAGATCGGCATCCGTGACGGCGCGAACCTCACCGTCGACGGCTACGACTTCGCCCCGTCCTTCAGTATCTGGACCACCATCGAGGAGTGCCTCAACCCGCCCGTCGTCTACGAGGCCGACCGGGGCTGGTTCACCACCGAGCCGTTCAGCGAGCCCGAGGTGTTCGACTTCCCCGAGGGGATCGGTCCCGTCGAGTGCGTGAACGTGGAGCACGAGGAGGTGCTGCTCGTACCGCGCTGGGTAGAAGCACGCCGGGTCACCTTCAAGTACGGCCTCGGCCGGGAGTTCGTCGAGACGCTGAAGACGCTGCATCTGCTGGGCCTGGACCGCACGGCGCCGGTGACCGTGCCGAGCGCCGCGGGGCCGGTCGCGGTCTCGCCCCGGGACGTCGTCGCCGCCTGCCTGCCCGACCCGGCGACACTGGGCGAGCGGATGCACGGCAAGACCTGCGCGGGCACCTGGGTGCGCGGCACCAAGGACGGGAAGCCGCGCGAGGTGTACCTGTACCACGTGGTCGACAACCAGTGGTCCATGGCGGAGTACGGCAGCCAGGCGGTGGTGTGGCAGACGGCCGTCAATCCGGTCGTCGCCCTCGAACTCCTCGCCACCGGCGCCTGGTCGGGCTCGGGCGTCCTCGGTCCCGAGGCGTTCCCGGCCCGCCCGTTCCTGGAACTGCTGACCGCGTACGGCTCCCCGTGGGGCATGCGCGAGGAATGAACACGGGATCTTCGCGACTTACGTTGTTTCACTCGCGCATCGACAGGTGACCCGGAATCGAGTAAGCCATTCGCGAGGGCACGTACGACTTCGATCGCAGGTGACTTTTGATGGACTACTGGCGAGACCGGGCCACGTGCCGCTACGAGGACCCCGAGCTGTTCTTCCCGATCGGCACCTCAGGCCCCGCGTTGATGCAGACGCAACAGGCCAAGGCGGTGTGCGCACGCTGCCCGGTGCGGGAACAGTGCCTGGAATGGGCGCTGGACCACGGGGAGATCCTGGGTGTGTGGGGCGGCACCGGCGAGACGGAACGGCGCGCCCTGCAGCGCCGGCGGCGCGCCGCGGCCCGCCGGGGCAGCGCCTAGATCCCTGGGCCCCGCGGCGCCGGGACGGCCGGCAGCCGCAGGGTGAACGCGGCGCCGGCGCCCGGTTCGCTCGCCGCGACGGCCGTACCGCAACCTGC
Coding sequences:
- a CDS encoding NAD(P)/FAD-dependent oxidoreductase, which codes for MNTVTRPRILVVGAGFAGVGCVRRLERKLAPDEADVTLVTPFSYQLYLPLLPQVASGVLTPQSVAVSLRRSKKYRTRIIPGGAIGVDLKAKVCVIRTITDQIVNEPYDYIVLAPGSITRTFDIPGLTEHAYGMKTLAEAAYIRDHVISQLDLADASDDPAERASRLQFVVVGGGYAGTETAACLQKLTHSAVKRYPRIAPGSIKWHLIDIAPKLMPELGDKLGRSAQEILGRRGIDVSLGVSIAKAGPEEVTFTDGRVVPTRTLIWTAGVVASPLIATLGAETVRGRLAVNAEMNLPGQDGVFALGDAAAVPDKAKDDGSSVCPPTAQHAMRQGKHVADNVVATLRNQPLAPYVHKDLGLVVDLGGKDAVSKPLGIELRGVPAQAVARGYHWSALRTNVAKTRVLTNWVLNALAGDDFVRTGFQARKAARLKDFEFTDAYMTPEQVRAHVEGTGRVEGTDRKDA
- a CDS encoding FUSC family protein; the encoded protein is MRAAGGSVRGRLGDLVAADDPGLLRLAAGLRTVAAIALTLTVLSLLGADVRLLVAGAIAAMVSTFAIREKQRAAQAVTLALGLAVALASVSLAALLHSRVVGGDLFFVVLIFCAVYIRRFGDRGTALGLIGFQVYFMSLFVGASLSGLPKLWGVVAVAVASSALVRFVVVPETPTGILERLRDAFRARLAQLVTAQLGLLDAGPDDIDKALQDVRDGTARLHDTAMMIQGRLEEGTSDEAAARLVQRRIADAEIAAERLGLLLLTARSAERADTLTLHLPGAPVPPGGHRPVPDEATATLHRDLEALRLLVVRPVSVGTGAGLAHLRNRLLGYRDEENLPKASPAVQDVFRGIGEAARAVLGLRIALGGPQDDSDDTPSTARSREELDAEDAVIDAGDEAAEETATGLDRPTTRAAVQVAVGSSLAIVGGEFLSGQRWYWAVLTCWIVFINTASTGEILVKGYRRLLGTVLGVVAGLLLAGLVGHHTWTAFALVLLCVFAMFYTAPLSYTLMSFFVTAALGVLYTLLHTYSLSVLVLRVEETALGAACGIIAAAFVLPVHTDRRTNDLLVTVLDRLADVTDAAVDQLSGGDPAELLDKARDLDQALADLRAATQPLTHPVTPMRARRNTARYLVALLETCAYHARSLAAMAELLPTHPSIAADPRLRRAGQRILGNIGAIAARVADERAAVEVETGASIAALLESELPGTSRYGRITDRVLRHLQRLDEAVVGLARPLEVPVAAPKR
- a CDS encoding DUF1206 domain-containing protein, which gives rise to MNTSAMARTGRLGAERAARGSVTEGAARAGLAARGAIYLLVGALALQIAFGDGNRQADRGGALATLAGQPFGAVLLWALGLGLAGMAVWRLSEALFGSVGPDGRTPRKRLLAAVRCVFYVFVAYSVLRFAAGPHDGAGGSSDKQSRDVTARVLDLPAGQWLVGAAGAGVVVGGVWIAARALRRDYRDELRLGRMSRWSRRLVDVTGVGGGTARGLVFAAAGAFAVRAAVDYRPDRAKGLDDTLRSFAHTPLGPSLLVCVAAGFVLFGLFSFTLARWRRV
- a CDS encoding STAS domain-containing protein, which produces MSVAQNPLSVEVSLPAQDVALIAVEGYLDVDTATEFQHHLANQLHHGRRHFLLDLSNVPFMDSSGMSIILRIYQETRELPGSVHIISPTPAVQRILDLTGVSITVPVSESAEEALARIIQAQ
- a CDS encoding DUF5133 domain-containing protein encodes the protein MLMPHPAVLRRLVEEYESVQAEEAEQSGGRMSPRAQDLAYTLCVSTGTRDVRRALEAAHRLLAATTTPQAPPETTEIGVG
- a CDS encoding ANTAR domain-containing protein, yielding MTEPGPGTADDVPEREELERLRAQVRDLRAKARAYPQISHAQGILQERYELPDADSAFALLQQASQRLNVKMRILSAALATVPRPDPGDQLWFPRRVRYPEPALRFEVDPPPDAGNRGAVLGAVLSQTLAVVGTDMGNVQVADRAKRGLVIEKHTGLTADFVDFFAYVGPTGTSCAKAARDVSQVTVREVESDPVFDEPSRAAILAAGSRACHSVPLTTTAGLRVGMVSAHTEHTLQGLTRAQLKVLDVVGGDGGRWLAWHDRTVVLDALEYLHALGRRMRGKRIRRA